TGTTATATCAAAATATACATGTATTCGATCGTTAAGTCCTTCATCATATGTAATAGCGTTACTAATATTTATATTAAAAATTAGAAAAAAAATGGAGAAAGAGAGCTTGTTAAATAGTGCCAAGAAACTTGGCACTTTTTTATAGGTAAGGTATAGGTACAAGTCTAAATCCATTAATTGTAGGAACTACTCCAGCAGGAAGCCAGTTAAAAAGATAATAATACAAAGCATTACAGCTATTAACTAAACCACGAGCAATTGTTGATATTAGTTCTGGTGTAAAGACGACAGTAAAACCTGCAACACCAGCTGTAGTTCCAATAATTGTAGCCATTTTCTTACCAAAATCACTTATACCTGTATTCGAAAGTATTGTAGCGGGATTGCCTCCAGTCCCTTGTGCCTGTACAGAAGATACAAATTTTCCAAGTTCAGGGGTGTTAGAATACCAAATAACTAATTGTGCACACATATATGTGGTACCAACACCTGCAGTTATTAATCCCGCAACTCCAACCCATGGTGCATACCATTTAACCCACTTATATGCGGATAATCCAGCAATAGTTGTAGCACTTAAACCAATGTACCACTGTATAGTATTCCAGCTTAGATCTTTTGCAAGTGCTCCTCTAGAGCTAGCACCATAAGGTGTAGTACGTAATTTTATATCATAAATGGAACCAATGTTGCTGTTTTCAAGTCCTCTACCTGTACTAATTTCAGCATCTTCTAAAAATTCTGCTAAAGAATTTTCATAATCAGATGCCAAAGCAGGATCTATTTTTTCCATCACAGATATTACTTCACCAACTGTTCCTTCGTTTAGCATCAAGTTTACTAGTTCTAGTTTTGATTCTCCATTTTCTTCATCTAATAATAATCCTAAAGATTCTTCTGTATTATTAATAAAATAATGAACATTATTTGTATCAATATTCAAAATATTTGAATCTAAAGACCTACTTAGTCCTGTTGTGATATCATCAAATAAACCTAAATTATTTAGCTCATCTACCCTAGTGCTTATAGAACTTATAGTGCTATTCTTTTTAGTATTATCCATCTGTATAAATTCTACATTAGAACAACTAAATGAAATAAAAATTAGCAGGCTTACAATCAACATCTTACAATTTAAAATTTTCAATTTTTAAACTCTTTTTTTTTAATTTATCAATTTATTTAAATTATTTCAACAATTTTTTATAATATAATTATTCAAGTAAATTTTTGTGAATTTAACGATGCTATGATAGAAAGTGTAAAAGGTTGCGACTGGTGCTATAATTAAGTCAGTACTTCTTAAAAGAAGAACGGCCGATGGCTGTAAGCGGACTGGGACATATTATGAACCCGTTTTAACGATTAGCAGTCATCAGTCGCATTAACATGTTGAGGATGAGATTATATTTCTCATACCCCGTATAGACGTATGATTATTATACTCCTCTTCTTTTAGGAAAGAAAGATTTTTAGGAGGGATGAAATGGAATTCATGGGAATTGACCTTCATGTTCATCACCAAGTTTAGTAATTTCGAGAATCTCTATGGCACTACTTTCAAATAACCCAGGACTCTCTTTTGTAAAAATCTCAGCTTCAATATTTGATTCTCAAAATTCATTAAGATGCTGATTTAAAAGTCCTTCATTTGGTGTTATTAAAACTGTTTTATTAACTTTTAGTTTCCCACTGGAATAGTGGTTAAATTGCATAAGATTTATATGCATTAGTAAGGTTTTCCCACTACCAGTAGCATTATACAGTGCTATTTTGTTTAGATCTTTTTCAGAATACTTAGTAATTAGATTGACTTTATCCTTTGCTTTTTTCCCTTTGTTATGAGTAGTTATTTTATCATTAATAGTATCTAGTTCACTGTTTAAGTTTTTTAATAATTCATCTTTCTCATTAAAGTATTGATCCAAGTATATCTCTACAAATAAAAGGGATAGATACTGGAAATATTTCCATTTAATATCTCGTCCCATAGCTGCTGTATGACGTATAATATTATCGTCATATTCTGCTAGTTTATCGTTACTGATTTTCTTCTTAGTAGCTGTTATATTATTAATTAATCTATTATAAAAATAACTGTTACCATTTTCATCTGCTGCAAAGATAATTGAGTCATTAAACTACTTAGCAAGTTGTTAAAAACTTTCCATTCCCAACAAGGATAATATATAAGAGTTTATTACTAATTTTTCATTAAATTTCATATTCTTTCCTTTTACATAAACAACTAATCAAGCAATAATTAGTATGTAACTGCTTTAAAAGTCTATCTTATGGATAAAAAGCAACTTTTATACATAATTTATCAA
Above is a genomic segment from Thiospirochaeta perfilievii containing:
- a CDS encoding DEAD/DEAH box helicase family protein, which translates into the protein MGRDIKWKYFQYLSLLFVEIYLDQYFNEKDELLKNLNSELDTINDKITTHNKGKKAKDKVNLITKYSEKDLNKIALYNATGSGKTLLMHINLMQFNHYSSGKLKVNKTVLITPNEGLLNQHLNEF